A region of Flavobacterium indicum GPTSA100-9 = DSM 17447 DNA encodes the following proteins:
- a CDS encoding GIY-YIG nuclease family protein has protein sequence MERFFYMYQVYIIYSKTLDVYYKGFTTDLNKRILEHTTGLSRFTSKATDWELVYSISFETKKEALLEEKRLKKLNRLSIKKLLMD, from the coding sequence ATGGAGCGCTTTTTTTATATGTATCAAGTTTATATAATATATTCAAAAACGTTAGATGTTTATTATAAAGGATTTACGACTGATTTGAATAAACGAATTTTAGAACACACAACGGGTTTAAGTAGATTTACTTCAAAGGCTACAGATTGGGAATTGGTTTATTCCATTTCTTTTGAGACAAAAAAAGAGGCTTTACTAGAAGAGAAGCGATTAAAAAAGTTGAACAGATTATCTATAAAAAAATTACTGATGGATTAG
- the trxA gene encoding thioredoxin — protein MSHHTNKLNRNKMALAITDATFEEVVLKSDKPVVVDFWAAWCGPCRMVGPVIDEISSEYEGKAVVGKVDVDANQEFAAKYGVRNIPTVLVFQNGEVVGRQVGVAPKKTYTDAIDALL, from the coding sequence ATTTCGCATCATACTAATAAATTAAATAGAAATAAAATGGCTTTAGCAATAACAGATGCTACTTTTGAAGAAGTAGTTTTAAAATCAGATAAACCTGTAGTAGTAGATTTTTGGGCAGCTTGGTGTGGTCCATGTAGAATGGTTGGTCCAGTTATCGACGAAATTTCTTCTGAATATGAAGGTAAAGCAGTAGTAGGTAAGGTAGATGTAGATGCGAATCAAGAGTTTGCTGCAAAATACGGAGTAAGAAATATTCCAACAGTATTAGTATTCCAAAACGGAGAAGTAGTAGGAAGACAAGTTGGGGTTGCTCCAAAGAAAACATATACAGATGCGATTGATGCATTACTATAA
- the lptC gene encoding LPS export ABC transporter periplasmic protein LptC, producing the protein MGRNFWILFIGMLAFVSCESNLKDVQNIYKTTFVPTGEADSINLKYTDSGKVKSKLQSLKMLDYSSAKNPFIEFPKGVLVTLYDAKNKTTTIKADKAYSYKSTQIIDLQGNVKIETYDGKILQSNQLYFDQKNEWFFTEEAFKFMDQNGSYIEGVGIDFSKDFKVFNMQNNRGEVNNVD; encoded by the coding sequence ATGGGTAGAAATTTTTGGATACTATTCATTGGAATGTTGGCTTTTGTTTCGTGTGAAAGTAATTTGAAAGATGTTCAAAATATTTATAAAACAACTTTTGTTCCAACTGGTGAGGCAGATTCAATAAATTTGAAATATACTGATTCTGGAAAAGTAAAATCCAAATTACAAAGTCTAAAAATGTTAGATTATTCCTCAGCAAAAAATCCATTTATCGAATTTCCCAAAGGAGTACTCGTTACATTATATGATGCCAAAAATAAAACTACTACAATAAAAGCTGATAAGGCGTATTCCTATAAAAGTACACAGATTATTGATTTGCAAGGAAATGTTAAGATTGAAACTTATGATGGTAAGATTTTACAGTCCAATCAATTGTATTTTGATCAAAAAAATGAATGGTTTTTCACTGAAGAAGCGTTTAAATTCATGGACCAAAATGGAAGTTATATAGAAGGTGTTGGAATCGATTTTAGTAAAGATTTTAAAGTCTTTAATATGCAAAATAATAGAGGTGAAGTTAATAATGTTGATTAA
- a CDS encoding DUF58 domain-containing protein, translating into MNLDTQIEKISSFKHLELLANQIVEGFISGMHKSPFHGFSAEFAEHKIYNPGESTKHLDWKLYAKTDRLYTKKYEEETNLRCHLIIDNSSSMHYPKLKNDQQFYESKIGFSVLASAVLMNLLKKQRDAVGLSVYSDTYEYYAPEKGSERHHRMILNQMEQLLENQKDSKKTDTVTFLHQIAENIHRRSMVILFTDMFQSSDEVQNEKLFKALQHLKHNKHKVVLFHVYDAKTEFHFDFDHAPKKFIDVETGEEINLFAENLKIDYEKSVKKYFDSIENTCSAYRIKYVPVSVDEKFEKIITTYLVEKQKFG; encoded by the coding sequence ATGAATTTAGATACTCAAATAGAAAAAATATCGAGTTTTAAACACTTAGAACTTTTGGCTAATCAAATTGTAGAAGGATTTATTTCTGGAATGCATAAATCGCCTTTCCATGGATTTTCTGCTGAATTTGCTGAGCACAAAATTTACAATCCAGGTGAAAGTACCAAGCATTTAGATTGGAAATTATATGCAAAAACAGATCGTCTGTATACAAAAAAGTATGAGGAAGAAACCAATTTACGTTGTCATTTGATTATTGATAATTCTTCTTCTATGCATTATCCAAAATTGAAAAACGATCAACAGTTCTACGAAAGTAAAATAGGTTTTTCGGTTTTGGCTTCGGCAGTTTTAATGAATTTATTAAAAAAGCAAAGAGATGCAGTGGGTTTAAGTGTGTATTCTGATACCTATGAATATTATGCACCTGAAAAAGGAAGTGAACGTCATCATCGCATGATTTTGAATCAAATGGAGCAACTATTAGAAAATCAAAAAGATTCAAAAAAAACGGATACGGTAACTTTTTTACATCAAATAGCGGAGAATATTCACCGTCGTTCCATGGTGATATTGTTTACGGATATGTTTCAATCTTCAGATGAAGTGCAAAATGAAAAATTGTTTAAAGCATTACAGCATTTAAAACACAATAAACATAAGGTTGTTTTGTTTCATGTGTATGATGCTAAAACAGAATTCCATTTCGATTTTGATCATGCTCCTAAGAAATTTATTGACGTTGAAACAGGAGAAGAGATAAATTTATTCGCTGAAAATCTTAAAATTGATTATGAAAAATCAGTAAAAAAATACTTTGATAGTATTGAAAATACCTGCTCTGCATACAGAATTAAGTATGTGCCCGTTTCAGTTGATGAAAAATTTGAAAAAATTATTACTACTTATCTTGTTGAAAAACAGAAGTTTGGTTAA
- a CDS encoding GIY-YIG nuclease family protein yields the protein MERFFYMYQVYIIYSKTLDVYYKGFTTDLGKRILEHSSGLSRFTSKATDWELVYSISFETKKEALLEEKRLKKLNRLSIKKLLMD from the coding sequence ATGGAGCGCTTTTTTTATATGTATCAAGTTTATATAATATATTCAAAAACGTTAGATGTTTATTATAAAGGATTTACGACTGATTTGGGCAAAAGAATCTTAGAACACTCCTCAGGATTAAGTAGATTTACTTCAAAAGCTACAGATTGGGAATTGGTTTATTCCATTTCATTTGAGACAAAAAAAGAGGCTTTACTAGAAGAGAAGCGATTAAAAAAGTTGAACAGATTATCTATAAAAAAATTACTGATGGATTAG
- a CDS encoding lysylphosphatidylglycerol synthase domain-containing protein, which yields MISISHKTKHYLTFITKVLIVCLAFYVIYDKLAHNEQMSWKQFQAILQHKFTISWLFFMLFLSFLNRFLEILKWQNLAQVLHPISLKAASKQVLAALTAGLFTPNGIGEYAGKALYFPKKEVKKVIFLNLICNGIQMLLSILFGIIGLLYLGFYNWVLLIFGFGILVVILLALTKNLEIKGYSMAAFLSKINEIPKKIHFKNNILAIGRYLTFSHQYYFLFVLFGVELPYFTIISTIMAVYFIASSLPSFQFLDFAVKGGVALWFFEKIDVDEVVVLFITTFMWFFNVVLPVIIGSYFVMTYQSKQKTMN from the coding sequence ATGATTTCGATTTCACACAAAACTAAACATTATCTAACATTTATTACCAAAGTCCTTATTGTTTGTTTGGCTTTTTATGTTATTTACGACAAACTAGCCCACAATGAACAAATGAGTTGGAAACAATTTCAAGCAATCTTACAGCATAAATTTACGATTAGTTGGTTGTTTTTCATGTTGTTTTTAAGTTTTTTAAATCGATTTTTAGAAATATTGAAATGGCAAAATTTAGCACAAGTTCTTCATCCCATTTCTTTAAAAGCGGCATCCAAACAAGTTTTAGCGGCATTAACCGCCGGATTATTTACGCCAAACGGAATCGGTGAATATGCAGGAAAAGCCCTTTATTTCCCGAAAAAAGAAGTCAAAAAAGTAATTTTTTTAAACCTAATTTGCAACGGCATTCAAATGCTTTTAAGTATTCTTTTTGGAATAATTGGGTTATTGTATTTAGGTTTCTACAATTGGGTTCTTCTAATATTTGGCTTTGGAATACTTGTAGTTATATTGTTAGCATTAACTAAGAACTTAGAAATAAAAGGCTATTCAATGGCTGCCTTTCTTTCTAAAATTAATGAAATACCCAAAAAAATACATTTTAAAAATAACATATTAGCGATTGGACGCTACCTAACCTTTTCCCATCAATATTATTTTTTATTTGTTTTATTTGGAGTTGAGTTGCCCTATTTTACAATTATTTCAACCATAATGGCCGTTTATTTCATTGCCTCGTCTTTACCTTCTTTTCAATTTTTAGATTTTGCTGTAAAAGGCGGTGTAGCGTTATGGTTCTTTGAAAAAATAGATGTTGATGAAGTTGTTGTGTTATTTATTACTACATTTATGTGGTTCTTTAATGTAGTACTTCCTGTGATAATTGGAAGTTACTTTGTAATGACCTACCAATCGAAACAAAAAACAATGAATTAA
- a CDS encoding MmcQ/YjbR family DNA-binding protein: MNIQQLYEFCLNKKGVTEHFPFDEDTLVFKVGGKMFCLTSLSEWEKGTPSLNLKCDPEKAILLREEFEAVKPGYHMSKVHWNTVSTGNDVTNTLLLDLINHSYELVFNSLSKKLQQEIAQS, encoded by the coding sequence ATGAATATCCAACAGTTATATGAATTTTGTTTGAACAAAAAAGGGGTAACCGAACATTTTCCTTTTGATGAAGATACGCTGGTTTTTAAAGTAGGAGGTAAAATGTTTTGTTTAACATCGTTGTCTGAATGGGAAAAAGGAACTCCAAGTTTAAATTTAAAATGCGATCCTGAAAAAGCCATTCTTTTACGTGAGGAATTTGAAGCCGTAAAACCGGGTTATCATATGAGTAAAGTGCATTGGAATACCGTTTCAACAGGAAATGATGTTACCAATACACTGCTGTTAGACTTGATTAATCATTCTTATGAACTGGTTTTTAATAGTTTGTCCAAAAAGTTACAACAAGAAATAGCCCAATCTTAA
- a CDS encoding DUF456 domain-containing protein, with protein MEYVLLILGFCLIIGGIIGSIAPALPGLPISWIGIVCFYFIPGIPTNYWLLGITLFFTIVISILDYIIPAQGTKKFGGTKYGIWGTNIGLVIGFFTPIPFGFIFGAFLGAFIGELIYNSQDQKRAFNAAIGAFAGFLAGTFMKVFYGILLLGIYIWLFIKNWAIWF; from the coding sequence ATGGAATACGTTTTATTGATTTTAGGATTTTGTTTAATTATAGGAGGAATTATTGGAAGTATAGCACCTGCTTTACCCGGTTTACCCATTTCGTGGATTGGAATAGTGTGTTTTTATTTTATTCCTGGAATTCCAACGAACTATTGGTTATTGGGAATCACTTTATTTTTCACCATAGTGATTAGTATACTCGATTATATTATACCTGCTCAAGGAACCAAAAAATTTGGTGGAACAAAATACGGCATTTGGGGAACGAATATTGGATTAGTTATTGGATTCTTTACCCCAATCCCTTTTGGATTTATTTTTGGTGCATTTTTAGGCGCTTTTATTGGAGAATTAATTTACAACTCTCAAGATCAAAAAAGAGCATTTAATGCAGCCATAGGTGCATTTGCAGGATTTTTAGCAGGTACGTTTATGAAAGTGTTTTATGGAATACTTTTATTAGGTATTTATATTTGGCTATTCATTAAAAATTGGGCTATTTGGTTTTAA
- a CDS encoding glycosyltransferase, with amino-acid sequence MFLFIFILFIYVACITQLAFGIVKANKKITREIVTPKTTFSIIVPFRNEANNLSSLLESISKLDYPTDLFEVILIDDESNDGWKVEVENYKFAVSIFPNKRKSNSPKKDAIETAIPLARFDWIAATDADCIVPVNWLAVFDKEIQNSSVNMLVGSVLYHDQNSFLHHFQNNDMLSLQGVTAGSFGIEKGFMCNGANLAYKKEIFTILNGYEGNTKLASGDDVFLLQKIVKENTSWARYLGNQSVVYTNSCFTWKELVHQRVRWASKTSAYVTWYPKILGLVVFFTNIGMIATLLFTLFYHSFIYQFLYFSLVKMGIDFIFLRFASAYFQVKIKKFIPSFLIYPYFTIVVVFLAFSGNYQWKNRKLN; translated from the coding sequence ATGTTTCTCTTTATTTTCATACTATTTATTTATGTGGCTTGTATTACACAATTAGCTTTTGGAATTGTAAAAGCTAATAAAAAAATAACTAGAGAAATTGTAACTCCCAAAACAACATTTAGTATCATTGTTCCTTTTCGAAATGAAGCTAACAATTTATCTTCCTTACTTGAAAGTATTTCAAAATTAGATTATCCCACCGACTTATTTGAAGTTATTTTAATTGATGATGAATCCAATGACGGATGGAAAGTAGAAGTTGAAAACTACAAGTTTGCAGTATCTATTTTTCCCAATAAAAGAAAATCTAATTCTCCTAAAAAAGATGCCATTGAAACCGCTATTCCACTTGCAAGATTTGATTGGATTGCCGCTACAGATGCAGATTGTATAGTACCCGTAAATTGGTTAGCTGTTTTTGATAAAGAAATTCAAAATAGTTCAGTGAATATGTTGGTTGGAAGTGTACTTTATCATGATCAAAATTCTTTTTTACATCATTTTCAAAATAACGACATGTTAAGTTTACAAGGGGTAACAGCCGGAAGTTTTGGCATTGAAAAAGGATTTATGTGCAATGGTGCTAATTTGGCTTATAAAAAAGAAATATTTACTATTTTGAATGGATACGAAGGCAACACAAAATTAGCCAGCGGGGATGATGTGTTTTTATTGCAAAAAATAGTAAAAGAAAACACTTCCTGGGCGCGCTATTTAGGCAATCAATCTGTTGTTTACACGAATAGTTGTTTCACTTGGAAAGAATTAGTCCATCAACGGGTACGATGGGCCAGTAAAACTTCTGCTTATGTAACTTGGTATCCTAAAATCTTAGGTTTGGTTGTTTTCTTTACCAATATTGGAATGATTGCTACTTTACTCTTCACCCTTTTTTACCATAGTTTCATATATCAATTTCTATATTTTAGCCTAGTAAAAATGGGTATTGATTTTATATTTTTAAGATTTGCTTCTGCCTATTTTCAAGTAAAAATTAAAAAATTTATACCTAGCTTTTTAATCTATCCCTACTTTACCATTGTTGTCGTATTCTTAGCGTTTTCAGGAAACTACCAATGGAAAAATAGAAAATTAAACTAA
- a CDS encoding PH domain-containing protein, with amino-acid sequence MIENLKKILNEDQDPKAIEKISSKLDNLLMSNEEVGYIAVQKKPAITVFPDSVVVTNKRIILCKPKNLGLSMEFVDYDWNDIAGAFVKEGILGADFTFNTKSDLTHTVDYLPKNQARKLYTYSKEQLDNLKSSTVFNANSEPVFKNEEIIPSIEAEEIPVEEVTHLAEIMPVATEISVPDTEIEAEIHHEKSLKDLTKEELFEKLQNYKKLLDNGLILQGEYDRLKNEIIPYL; translated from the coding sequence ATGATAGAAAATTTAAAAAAAATATTAAACGAAGACCAAGATCCAAAAGCAATAGAGAAAATTTCTTCGAAGTTAGATAATTTATTAATGTCCAATGAAGAAGTAGGGTATATAGCCGTACAAAAGAAGCCCGCTATAACCGTTTTTCCAGATAGTGTGGTGGTAACCAACAAGCGTATCATTTTATGTAAACCTAAAAATTTAGGATTATCAATGGAGTTTGTGGATTACGATTGGAATGATATTGCAGGGGCTTTCGTAAAAGAAGGGATATTGGGAGCAGATTTTACATTTAATACAAAATCTGATTTAACCCATACAGTAGATTATTTGCCAAAAAATCAAGCTCGAAAATTGTATACGTATTCAAAAGAACAGTTGGATAATTTAAAATCGAGTACCGTTTTTAATGCTAATTCTGAGCCGGTGTTCAAAAATGAAGAAATAATTCCTTCCATTGAAGCAGAAGAAATTCCTGTAGAAGAAGTAACACATTTGGCGGAAATAATGCCTGTTGCGACTGAAATTAGCGTGCCAGATACAGAAATTGAGGCTGAAATTCATCATGAAAAATCCCTTAAAGATTTGACGAAAGAGGAGTTGTTTGAAAAATTACAGAATTATAAAAAGCTGTTAGATAATGGTTTAATTCTTCAAGGCGAATATGATCGGTTAAAAAATGAAATTATTCCTTATTTATAA
- a CDS encoding GIY-YIG nuclease family protein, whose product MERFFYMYQVYIIYSKTLDVYYKGFTTDLGKRILEHSSRLSRFTSKATDWELVYSISFETKKEALLEEKRLKKLNRLSIKKLLMD is encoded by the coding sequence ATGGAGCGCTTTTTTTATATGTATCAAGTTTATATAATATATTCAAAAACGTTAGATGTTTATTATAAAGGATTTACGACTGATTTGGGCAAAAGAATCTTAGAACACTCCTCAAGATTAAGTAGATTTACTTCAAAAGCTACAGATTGGGAATTGGTTTATTCCATTTCATTTGAGACAAAAAAAGAGGCTTTACTAGAAGAGAAGCGATTAAAAAAGTTGAACAGATTATCTATAAAAAAATTACTGATGGATTAG
- the hemW gene encoding radical SAM family heme chaperone HemW, translated as MSGIYIHIPFCKQACHYCDFHFSTSMKKKEDMVLALIDEIQLRKDEFGDEQVETIYFGGGTPSVLTVDEIQVLIDAVYENFNVTESPEITLEANPDDLDDDTIIQLANSPVNRLSIGIQSFFEEDLKLMNRAHNAMEAKRCLQTATQYFDNISLDLIYGMPNMSNEKWLQNVQTALSFGVPHISSYALTVEPKTALKKLIEKKVVEAPKDEVAQEHFLVLIEELEKNGFIHYELSNFGKPDYFSKNNTAYWLGKKYIGIGPSAHSYNGKERSWNIANNTLYLKAIQENNLPNEIEVLTKTDRYNEYIMTGLRTIWGVSLKRVEFEYGERYLLYLLEQSKKYIHSEHLQIEADVLTTTKKGKFLSDGIASDLFLLNLE; from the coding sequence ATGTCGGGAATTTACATCCACATACCATTTTGCAAACAAGCATGTCACTATTGTGATTTTCATTTTTCTACTTCTATGAAAAAGAAAGAAGATATGGTATTGGCATTAATTGACGAAATTCAACTTCGAAAAGATGAGTTTGGAGATGAACAGGTTGAAACTATATATTTTGGAGGAGGAACACCAAGTGTACTGACTGTAGATGAAATTCAAGTATTGATTGATGCAGTTTATGAAAATTTTAATGTCACGGAATCTCCTGAAATTACCTTAGAAGCCAATCCGGACGATTTAGATGATGATACGATAATACAATTAGCCAATTCACCAGTAAACCGATTATCAATTGGTATTCAATCTTTTTTTGAAGAGGATTTGAAACTCATGAATCGGGCACATAATGCAATGGAAGCCAAAAGATGTTTGCAAACGGCTACCCAATATTTTGACAATATTAGTTTGGATTTGATATACGGCATGCCCAATATGAGCAATGAAAAATGGTTGCAGAATGTGCAAACTGCATTGTCGTTTGGTGTTCCACATATTTCAAGTTATGCCTTGACCGTTGAACCCAAAACAGCGTTGAAAAAATTAATCGAAAAAAAAGTCGTTGAGGCACCAAAGGATGAAGTTGCTCAGGAACATTTTTTAGTTCTTATTGAAGAATTAGAAAAAAACGGATTTATACATTATGAGTTGTCTAATTTTGGTAAACCAGATTATTTTTCAAAAAACAATACGGCTTATTGGTTGGGTAAAAAATACATAGGAATTGGTCCTTCGGCTCATAGTTATAACGGAAAAGAACGCAGTTGGAATATTGCAAATAACACCTTGTATTTAAAAGCTATTCAAGAAAATAATTTGCCAAATGAAATAGAAGTGCTAACCAAGACAGATCGGTATAACGAATACATTATGACGGGTTTACGAACCATTTGGGGAGTTTCTTTGAAACGTGTGGAATTCGAATATGGAGAACGGTATTTGTTATATTTGTTAGAGCAATCCAAGAAATATATCCATTCAGAACACTTACAAATTGAGGCAGATGTATTAACAACCACCAAAAAAGGAAAATTCTTAAGCGATGGTATTGCTTCGGATTTATTTTTATTAAATTTGGAATAA
- a CDS encoding type III pantothenate kinase, translating into MILTVDIGNTFIKVAVFEEVELVEKFVFTTEEVEKKILKIFKKYPNLSAAIYSSVGKKSDLLDESISKHVKITKIDAGFNFPFINKYETPKTLGVDRMVLASGATLAFANKNCLVIDAGTCVTYDFISDQNEYLGGAISLGIRLRYESLHNFTAKLPLLEKKNPDHYIGKNTNEAIHSGVIIGLLNEIEGFISKYSVNYQDLTVILTGGDANFLANQLKSTIFADENFLLKSLQQLHSYSLQND; encoded by the coding sequence ATGATATTAACCGTAGATATTGGAAATACATTCATCAAAGTAGCTGTTTTTGAAGAAGTTGAATTGGTAGAGAAATTTGTTTTTACTACTGAAGAAGTTGAAAAAAAAATTTTAAAAATTTTTAAAAAATATCCAAATTTATCAGCTGCGATCTATTCTTCTGTTGGAAAAAAGAGTGATTTGCTTGATGAAAGTATAAGCAAACATGTAAAAATTACTAAAATAGACGCTGGTTTTAATTTTCCTTTTATAAATAAATATGAAACTCCTAAAACCTTAGGTGTAGATAGGATGGTGCTCGCTTCGGGTGCTACCTTAGCTTTTGCTAATAAAAATTGTTTGGTTATTGATGCGGGAACTTGTGTAACTTATGATTTTATTTCAGATCAAAACGAATATTTAGGTGGAGCAATTTCACTAGGGATTAGACTGCGCTACGAATCTTTACATAATTTTACCGCAAAATTACCTCTATTGGAAAAAAAGAACCCAGACCATTACATTGGAAAAAATACAAATGAAGCTATTCATTCTGGTGTTATTATTGGATTATTAAATGAAATTGAAGGTTTTATTTCTAAATATTCTGTTAATTATCAGGATTTAACAGTAATTTTAACAGGAGGAGATGCTAATTTTTTGGCTAATCAATTAAAAAGCACCATATTTGCCGATGAAAATTTTTTATTGAAAAGTTTACAACAATTACACTCATATAGTTTACAAAATGATTAA
- a CDS encoding cyclase family protein — MKLSFENYIIDLSKPIDISLPITTDGKNPIAWYQNQPEIEPVKMGDWIGKVSEGKSSTNFNNIFFNPHAHGTHTECLGHITKDFYSINQTLKQFFFTAELISIQPEIYEGDLVITKDLVEKAMGSKTPKALIIRTLPNLDSKRHLNYSNTNPPYLSEEAAVFIREKGVEHLMIDLPSVDKEHDEGKLVAHKAFWKVKNVNEVNSDARFNATITELIFVPDEVLDGSYLLNLQMVSFENDASPSKPILYSLENN, encoded by the coding sequence ATGAAATTGTCTTTTGAAAATTATATAATCGATCTATCAAAACCTATAGATATTTCGCTTCCTATCACAACAGATGGTAAAAATCCGATTGCATGGTATCAAAACCAACCGGAAATTGAACCTGTAAAAATGGGCGATTGGATAGGAAAAGTTTCGGAAGGAAAATCTTCGACAAATTTTAATAATATCTTTTTTAATCCGCACGCACACGGCACACATACGGAATGTTTGGGTCATATTACCAAAGATTTTTACAGTATAAATCAAACCTTGAAGCAATTTTTCTTTACGGCAGAACTCATTTCAATTCAACCTGAAATATATGAGGGTGATTTAGTAATAACTAAAGATTTAGTAGAAAAAGCAATGGGTTCTAAAACGCCAAAAGCTTTAATTATTAGAACCTTGCCAAATCTCGATTCCAAAAGACATTTAAATTATTCCAATACTAATCCGCCTTATTTAAGTGAAGAAGCAGCTGTTTTTATTCGAGAAAAAGGAGTGGAGCATTTGATGATTGATTTGCCAAGTGTAGATAAAGAGCACGATGAAGGGAAATTGGTAGCGCACAAGGCATTTTGGAAGGTAAAAAACGTAAATGAAGTTAATAGTGATGCTCGATTTAATGCAACCATTACGGAGTTGATTTTTGTTCCAGATGAAGTATTAGACGGAAGTTATCTGCTTAATCTACAAATGGTATCCTTTGAAAATGATGCAAGTCCGAGTAAACCAATTTTATATTCACTAGAGAATAATTAA
- the ruvC gene encoding crossover junction endodeoxyribonuclease RuvC: MSNERIILGIDPGTTIMGFGLIKVVNKKMEFMQLNELLLNKYDDHYLKLQKIFERTIELIDTYHPDEIAIEAPFFGKNVQSMLKLGRAQGVAMAAGLSRQIPITEYEPKKIKMAITGNGNASKEQVAKMLQQLVGLKELPKNLDSTDGLAAAVCHFFNTGRPELGKKYTGWDAFVKQNENRIKK; the protein is encoded by the coding sequence TTGTCAAACGAGAGAATCATATTAGGAATTGACCCAGGAACAACCATTATGGGATTTGGATTGATAAAAGTGGTCAATAAGAAAATGGAGTTTATGCAATTGAATGAATTGTTGTTGAATAAATACGACGATCATTATTTAAAATTGCAGAAAATTTTTGAACGGACCATTGAATTAATCGACACCTACCATCCAGATGAAATTGCGATTGAAGCTCCTTTTTTTGGGAAAAATGTACAATCCATGCTCAAGTTAGGTCGCGCCCAAGGTGTGGCTATGGCTGCTGGGTTATCGCGCCAAATTCCAATTACAGAATATGAGCCTAAAAAAATAAAAATGGCAATTACAGGAAATGGGAATGCAAGTAAAGAGCAGGTAGCTAAAATGCTCCAACAATTAGTGGGCTTAAAGGAATTGCCAAAAAATCTGGATTCAACCGATGGCTTAGCTGCCGCGGTTTGTCATTTTTTCAATACAGGCCGACCAGAATTAGGTAAAAAATATACCGGTTGGGATGCCTTTGTGAAACAAAACGAAAATCGAATAAAAAAATAA